One segment of Synechococcus sp. MU1617 DNA contains the following:
- the rpaB gene encoding response regulator transcription factor RpaB produces MTGNLPSQPKATILVVDDEAAVRRVLVMRLQLSGYRVICAEDGEQALEMFHNESPDLVVLDVMLPKLDGFAVCRRLRAESCVPIIFLSAVEAISERVAGLDLGADDYLPKPFSPKELEARISTILRRVGRGNAVVESRELPTGQGVLRLGDLVVDTNRRQVTRGSERINLTYTEFSLLELLFRDPGHVVPRAEILEQLWGYPPRRAADLRVVDVYVARLRGKLEPDPRNPELILTVRGIGYASQRMGEASAAG; encoded by the coding sequence ATGACGGGCAACCTGCCCTCACAACCGAAAGCGACCATTCTTGTCGTTGATGACGAGGCGGCTGTTAGGCGTGTTCTTGTGATGCGTCTCCAGTTGTCGGGTTACCGCGTCATCTGCGCTGAGGATGGTGAGCAAGCCCTGGAGATGTTCCACAACGAGTCCCCCGATTTGGTGGTGCTCGATGTGATGCTGCCCAAGCTTGATGGCTTTGCGGTATGTCGCCGCTTGCGGGCTGAATCATGCGTGCCGATCATTTTCCTTTCTGCCGTTGAAGCGATCTCCGAGCGAGTCGCTGGACTGGATCTGGGCGCAGATGACTATTTGCCCAAACCTTTCAGCCCCAAGGAACTGGAAGCTCGTATTTCAACAATTTTGCGTCGGGTGGGTCGGGGTAATGCTGTCGTTGAAAGCCGTGAATTGCCCACGGGGCAAGGTGTTTTGCGGCTCGGCGATCTGGTGGTGGATACCAACAGACGCCAAGTCACTCGCGGGTCGGAGCGGATCAACCTCACCTATACGGAATTCAGCCTTTTGGAGTTGCTGTTCCGCGATCCCGGCCACGTTGTGCCGCGGGCAGAAATTCTTGAGCAGCTTTGGGGCTATCCCCCCCGTCGAGCAGCAGACCTTCGCGTGGTGGATGTCTACGTTGCGCGTTTGCGCGGAAAACTGGAGCCTGATCCCCGTAATCCCGAGCTGATCCTGACGGTGCGGGGTATCGGTTACGCCTCTCAACGCATGGGCGAGGCCTCTGCTGCTGGTTGA
- the lysS gene encoding lysine--tRNA ligase → MSELRDTRLEKAKTLEELGQGPYALTFSPSHRMAELQETHADLPKGEERDVSVSVAGRVMTRRVMGKLAFFTLADETGSIQLFIEKAGLEAQQEGWFKQITSLVDSGDWLGVSGTLRRTDRGELSVKVNDWRMLTKALQPLPDKWHGLADVEKRYRQRYLDLVVSPDSRETFRRRARLVSGIRRWLDQRDFLEIETPVLQSEPGGADARPFETHHNALDLPLTLRIATELHLKRLVVGGFERVYELGRIFRNEGVSTRHNPEFTSVEVYQAYSDYLGMMELTEQMVSAVCQEVCGTTTITYQGTAIDLAPPWRRATMHELVQDATGLDFSSFSSREEAAAAMTAKGLHAPELADSVGRLLNEAFEQAVETTLIQPTFVTDYPVEISPLARPHRSKPGLVERFELFIVGREHANAFSELTDPVDQRQRLEAQQERKAAGDLEAQGLDEDFVMALEVGMPPTGGLGIGIDRLVMLLTDSPSIRDVIAFPLLRPESRKGEPPSVE, encoded by the coding sequence GTGTCTGAGCTGCGCGACACCCGTCTAGAAAAGGCGAAGACATTGGAGGAGCTGGGGCAGGGTCCCTATGCCCTCACCTTCAGTCCCAGCCACCGCATGGCTGAACTGCAGGAGACCCATGCCGATCTGCCCAAGGGTGAAGAGCGGGACGTGAGTGTTTCCGTGGCGGGACGGGTGATGACCCGCCGGGTGATGGGAAAGCTGGCTTTTTTCACCCTGGCCGATGAGACGGGATCCATCCAGCTGTTCATTGAGAAAGCGGGTCTGGAGGCCCAGCAGGAGGGCTGGTTCAAACAGATCACCTCGCTGGTCGACAGCGGCGACTGGTTGGGGGTGAGCGGCACCCTGCGCCGCACCGACCGCGGTGAACTGTCGGTAAAGGTGAACGACTGGCGCATGCTCACCAAGGCGCTGCAGCCTTTGCCGGACAAGTGGCATGGTCTGGCTGACGTGGAGAAGCGCTACCGCCAGCGTTACTTGGATCTGGTGGTGTCTCCCGACAGCCGGGAGACGTTCCGGCGCCGGGCTCGCCTGGTGAGTGGTATTCGCCGTTGGCTCGATCAGCGCGATTTCCTCGAGATCGAGACCCCCGTGCTTCAGAGCGAACCCGGTGGTGCTGACGCTCGACCGTTCGAGACCCATCACAATGCTCTTGACCTGCCTCTCACCCTGCGGATTGCCACCGAGTTGCACCTGAAGCGTCTGGTGGTGGGGGGCTTTGAGCGGGTGTATGAGCTGGGCCGGATCTTCCGCAATGAAGGGGTCAGCACGCGCCACAACCCTGAGTTCACCTCGGTGGAGGTCTACCAGGCCTACAGCGATTACCTCGGGATGATGGAGCTCACCGAGCAGATGGTCAGCGCGGTGTGCCAGGAGGTCTGCGGCACGACCACCATCACCTACCAGGGCACCGCGATCGATTTGGCACCGCCGTGGCGGCGCGCCACGATGCACGAGCTCGTGCAGGACGCGACGGGGCTTGATTTCAGTAGTTTCAGCAGTCGGGAGGAGGCAGCTGCGGCGATGACCGCTAAGGGTTTGCATGCTCCTGAACTGGCCGACTCGGTGGGCCGTCTGCTCAATGAAGCCTTCGAGCAGGCGGTGGAGACGACCCTGATTCAGCCCACCTTCGTCACCGATTACCCGGTGGAGATTTCGCCCCTGGCCCGGCCCCATCGCAGCAAGCCTGGCCTGGTGGAACGCTTCGAGTTGTTCATCGTCGGCCGCGAGCACGCCAATGCCTTCAGTGAACTCACCGATCCTGTGGATCAACGCCAGCGCCTTGAGGCTCAGCAGGAGCGCAAGGCGGCGGGTGATCTGGAGGCCCAGGGGTTGGACGAGGATTTCGTCATGGCTCTGGAGGTGGGCATGCCCCCCACGGGCGGTCTCGGCATCGGTATCGACCGCCTGGTGATGCTGCTCACCGACAGCCCGTCGATTCGCGATGTGATCGCCTTCCCGCTGCTGCGGCCGGAGTCCCGCAAGGGAGAACCACCCTCAGTGGAATAA
- a CDS encoding hercynine metabolism protein, giving the protein MSSWLEQLERELDARLSAFLRNNPVQDNLFSEQHLKDRAGALQRQRQQLQSEAKQQRQQLLKLAEDVRAWRSRVDRARAAGAVDLAVRAEQHLTSLMNQGRTLWADLEDLGRRFTEVEKQLQELHQQQQTPSPSTLEKDWALFEAEQELQQLRRDAGLS; this is encoded by the coding sequence ATGAGCAGCTGGCTGGAGCAGTTGGAGCGGGAGCTGGACGCCAGGCTCTCCGCCTTTCTGCGCAACAACCCCGTCCAAGACAACCTGTTCAGCGAGCAGCACCTCAAGGATCGGGCCGGTGCCCTGCAACGCCAACGCCAACAACTGCAAAGCGAAGCGAAGCAGCAACGCCAGCAGCTGCTGAAGCTGGCTGAGGACGTGCGGGCCTGGCGCAGCCGGGTGGACCGCGCCAGGGCAGCCGGCGCAGTCGATCTGGCCGTGCGGGCCGAACAACATCTCACCAGCCTGATGAATCAGGGCCGCACCCTTTGGGCCGACCTGGAGGACCTGGGACGCCGTTTCACCGAAGTGGAAAAACAGCTGCAGGAGCTTCACCAGCAACAACAAACGCCCAGCCCCTCAACACTGGAGAAGGACTGGGCGTTGTTCGAAGCGGAGCAAGAGTTGCAACAGCTGCGCCGCGACGCAGGGCTGAGTTAG
- a CDS encoding hercynine metabolism small protein has protein sequence MKTDERRQAIKRQREQLIQDLEAVYMAAFDRLGELEGEVGEVKAAQLTQMILNSKTAAIEPLEKEIEKPVITTPGEA, from the coding sequence ATGAAAACAGACGAACGGCGTCAGGCGATCAAGCGGCAGCGTGAGCAGCTAATCCAAGACCTGGAAGCGGTGTACATGGCCGCCTTTGATCGGCTGGGGGAACTGGAAGGTGAAGTGGGCGAAGTGAAAGCCGCGCAGCTCACCCAGATGATCCTCAACTCCAAAACAGCTGCGATCGAGCCCCTGGAGAAAGAGATCGAAAAACCAGTGATCACCACCCCCGGCGAGGCATGA